TGCGGCTGGTCGGTCGATTTCGAAACACCGGCGTGACGAAACAGCCGGCGCTCGACCGCCCCGCGGCTGCGTTCGGGCAGGCAGAGCCGGATCAGGCCCTTCTCATTCCAGGCGATGCCCATGAAGCCGATCACTGTTTCTAACACTGCGTGGCCGGCCGTGATCTCAGATGTGGGTTTCATGGCGTTTTCCTTCGGCAAAACAGCGAAAAACGAGTACATATCCAGAACAATATGGCATTTCCGCCCTGTTCCCGCCACCCGAAAACCGCCTGGTGGCCCCGATTGCCGGGTGTGAATCGCTGGTGTAAGGACTCCTTAATAACAGACAAACCGGACCCTCACGGCTTGCCAGCAAAAGTCATAATCACCGCGATCGGCGTGCTCGTTGCCGCTGCTGGTCTGAGCGGTTGCACCTCGACCTCGCAAATGAAGGCCGCGCCCGCGCTTGCGGAAGCCTCGACGCCTGTCGTGGCCGACGACACGCCGACGGTCGCGCTGCCTGAAACAGTGGCCGTGCTGCCGGAGCCTTCCGGCCTCGCGCAGGTGCAGACCGCCGCGCTTACCGGAGATGCCCTCGCCATGTCGACGATGCCCGGCGCGCCGGCGACGCCTGGCGCGCTTGCGACGCAAAGCGCGCTGGCGACGCAGGGCGCGCTTTTGCCGCCGCCTGTCCAGCCCGGCGCGGCGCTGGCGCAGCCCGCGGCCTTCGCCGGAGCAACGCCGATGGCCGGCCAGTTTCCGCCGCCGCCTGTGCTGACGGCCGGCGGCTCGCCGACCGGCCCAGGATCCATCAAACAGGCGGGATCCATCAAGCAGGCGGCGGTCTATACGACCGCGGGCGTCGCCATGCCGGTCACCGGCCAGTCGGCAAAAATCGCCCCGATGCCCGGTGTCCAGCAGGTTGCTTACGTGGCGCCGGACAACCCCGCTCTGCTGGCGGCGCCTGGCCAGCCCGAACAGCACGCCAGCGGCCCGCGCGGCGAGATCGAGCGGCTGATCGAGAAATATTCGGCGCTCTATGAAGTGCCGGTCGAGCTGGTGCGCCATGTCGTCAACCGCGAGAGCACCTTCAACCCGAAAGCCTATAATCACGGCCATTGGGGACTGATGCAGATCAAGCACGCGACGGCGCGCGGCATGGGCTATGACGGCCCGGCGACCGGCCTGTTCGACGCCGAGACCAATCTCAAATATGCCGTGAAATATCTGCGTGGCGCCTGGCTGGTCTCGGGCGGCAACGCCAAGCGCGCCGACACGCTCTACCAGAGCGGCTATTATTACGACGCCAAGCGCAGGGGCCTGCTCGAGGCGACGGGACTTGGCGTCGACCGCAAGCGGCATCGCCTGCCGCCCGACGCCTGAGCGGACGGTCCGCGCGGCGTCTCGAGACAGCGCCATGCATGAGAACACGACGCCTCGTCCACCGGCGCCCAACGACATCCGCCTGCGCAAGGTCCTCGATGACACGCTCGCCGCGCCGCATTGGCCGGAGGGCTTCGTTATGCGCGCGTTCGAGCACCGGGACGCGCACGCGCTCCACGCGCTGCTGGAAGAGGTGTTCGACGACGGCGCCGACGGGCCGTTCGACGACTGGTGGCCGCGCATTGCCGGCAACGCCGAGTTCGATCCCGCTCTCTGTTTCCTGGTCATCGACGGCAAGGGCCTGCTTGCGGGCGCGGCGCTCTGCTGGACATCCGGTTTCGTCAAGGACCTCGCCGTCCATCCGGAGTCCAGAAGGCAGGGCATCGGCGACGCGCTTATGCGGCACGTGTTCCTGATTTTTCGCGAGCGCGGGGCGACGCATGTCGATCTCAAGACCAACAGTGTGAAGAACACCGCGGCCTTCAGGCTCTACGAGCGGCTCGGCATGATCCCGGTCGACTGGGAAGGTTAATGGCGTCCCGGCATTGTGAACTCCTTCACATAGGCTGACGTTAGGGCATGCTAATGCGTCGTCGTGCCGGGCGGCCGATCGGCGGATCGACGCGGGCAAGGCGTCGGAGGCGGCTGTGCCGGCATGCGTCAGCCACTCCCAGACGGGCTCCGGGGCGGGGGTTTCGGAGCCCGTCCGCTTTCGTGAAAGCGGGTGAAGGAAAGCAGGACGCCGACGCGGTCGAGCCGACCGAGACGGCTTCACCCGACCTCTCAGCCCGAACCGGCGCATGAGCGCATGGAACCCTAAGCGGCATTGTGCATTCATCGCAGGGGCCTGGATGAGCCGCGACGCCGAGAGGGCACCGTCGGCCGCTGAGGGAGGCCCGCAATCCCGTGAAATTTGTTTGCGCGTACCTGGCGTTGGCCGCCGGCATACTGCTGGGCGCTGTCCAGGCGCGAGCCGTGGAACTGTCGATCGTGTCGGGCGACACCGGCAACGGCATCAAGGTGCTGCGCGAGATCCTCGACCTCTATGAGAAAAAGAGCGGCAACAAGGTCGACATCGTCGTCATCCCGCCTTCGACCACCGACCAGTTCGGCCAGTACCGGCTGTGGCTTGCCGCCGGCAGCAGCGATATCGACGTCTACCAGACCGACGTCATCTGGGCACCGCAGCTGGCCAGCCAACTGGTCGACCTGACGGAAGCGACGAGGGACTTGGCGGGCGCGCATTTTCCCTCCATCATCCAATCGCAGACGGTCAACGGCAGGCTGGTCGCGCTGCCGATCTTCACCGACGCGCCGGCGCTCTATTACCGCAAGGATCTGCTCGACAAATATGGCGCCAAGGTGCCGACCACCTGGCAGCAATTGCAGGACACCGCGAAGCTCGTCATGGACAGGGAGCGGGCGGCCGGCAACAAGGACATCTGGGGATACGTCTTCCAGGGCAATGCCTATGAGGGGCTGACCTGCAACGCGCTCGAATGGATGATGTCGAATGGCGGTGGCGGCATCATCGAGCCGGACGGCGAAATCTCCATCAACAATCCAAAGGCAGCCGCGGCGCTCGACAGGGCCAAGGGCTGGATCGGCACGATCGCGCCGCCGGGCGCGCTCGGCTATCAGGAGGAGGAAGCGCGCGGCGTCTGGCAGATCGGCAATGCGGTTTTCATGCGCAATTGGCCCTATGCCTATGCGCTCGGCAACAGCGAGAATTCGCCGATCAGGGGCAAGTTCGACGTGGCGCCGCTGCCGGCCGGCGAAGGCGGGCATCCGGTCGCGACATTGGGCGGCTGGAACCTTGCCGTCTCCAAATATTCGAAACATCCAAATGCCGCGATCGACCTGGTCAAGTTCATCGCCTCGCCCGAGATGCAGAAATACCGGACGCTCAAGACGGCCAACCTGCCGACCATCGCGGCGCTCTATGACGACCCCGACATTGCCAGGCAGCAGCCGATCGTGCCGCGCTGGAAAGAGATATTCCTCAACGCGCAGCCCAGGCCCTCGGCAACCGTCAGGATCAAATACAACGAGGCGTCCAGCCAGTTCTGGACCGCGGTGCACAACACGATCTCCGGGAACGGCACTGCCGCCGACAATCTCGCCGATCTCGAAGCGCGGCTGACCAGGCTGAAGGGCAAGGGCTGGTGAGCGCGGCCGGGCCATCGCCGCTGGCGCGCCGGCGCGTTCGCACGGCCTGGCTCTTCCTGGCGCCGATGCTTTTCGTGCTCGCCGTCGTCGCTGGCTGGCCGTTCCTGCGCACGGTCTATTACAGCTTCACCGATGCTTCGCTCGCCGATCTCGACGCGCGGCAATGGGTGGGCTTCGACAATTATTTCTCGGTGCTCACCCTGCCGAGCGGCCGGGTGCTCTATGACGGGCTGCTGGTCGATCCGGTCTGGTGGCGGGCGGTGTGGAACACGGTGCGCTTTGCAATTATCTCGGTGGCCTGCGAGACGGTGCTCGGCATGGTCGTGGCGCTGGCGCTCAACGCAGACTTCCCGGGACGCGGCATCGTGCGGGCGGCGATCCTCGTCCCCTGGGCGATCCCGACCATCGTCTCGGCCAAGATGTGGCAGTGGATGCTCAACGACCAGTTCGGCATCATCAATGTCGTTCTGCTCAATCTCGGCCTGATCGATAGCAAGATCGCCTGGACAGCGAGCGCCGACACCGCGATGGTCGCGGTGCTGATCGTCGATATCTGGAAGTCGACGCCGTTCATGGCGCTGCTCATCCTGGCGGCGCTGCAGATGCTGCCGCGCGAGATCCTCGAAGTGGCGAAGCTCGACGGCGCCAGCCCATGGCAGATCTTCTGGCGCGTGACGCTGCCGCTGATCCGCCCGGCGGTGATGGTGGCGGTGATTTTTCGCGCCCTCGATGCGCTGCGAATCTTCGACCTGATCTATGTGCTGACGCCCAACAACGTGCAGACCAAGTCGATGTCGATCTTCGCGCGCGAGAACCTGTTCGAGTTCGACAAGTTCGCTTATGGCTCGGCCGCCTCGACGCTGCTTTTCCTCATCATCGGCCTGCTCACCATCGCCTATATCCGGATAGGGCGGCTGACTTTCGAGGGAGGGCGCTGAGGTGAAAATGCTGAAGCGCGCCGCCTTCTATCTTCTGCTTCTCGCGATCGTCTTCGTCGCGGTGTTTCCGTTCTACTACGCCATCGTCACCAGCCTGAAATCGGGGACCGAACTGTTCCAGGCGAGCCTCTGGCCGCAATCGTTCAGCCTTGCCAACTACCGCAACGTGCTGACCGAAGGGCCCTTCCTGCGCAATCTCGTCAATTCGCTGATCGTCTCGGGCGCGGTCGTCGCGATCTCGCTGCTCCTCGGCGTCACCGCGGCCTATGCGCTGGCGCGCATCCGTTTCCGCGGGCGCTCGGCGCTGATGCTCGCCATCTTGTCGGTCTCGATGTTTCCGCAGGTCGCGGCATTGGCCGGATTGTTCGAGATCATCCGGGCGCTGCATCTCTACAATTCGCTCCTGGCGCTCATCCTGTCCTACATGATCTTCACGCTGCCGTTCACCGTCTGGGTGCTCACCACCTTTGTGCGCGACCTGCCGGTCGAGATCGAGGAAGCGGCGATCCTCGACGGCGCCGGACCGTGGACCATCCTGACGCGCATCTTCCTGCCGCTGATGTGGCCGGCGCTCGCCACCACCGGGCTGCTCGCCTTCATCAGCGCCTGGAACGAGTTCCTGTTCGCGCTGACCTTCACCTCCACCAACACGCAGCGCACCGTGCCGGTGGCGATCGCGCTGCTGTCGGGCAACTCGCAGTTCGAGATCCCCTGGGGCAACATCATGGCCGCCTCGGTGATCGTCACCGTGCCGCTGGTGGCGCTGGTGCTGACCTTCCAGCGCAGGATCGTCTCCGGGCTCACCGCCGGCGGGGTAAAGGGCTAGTTCAGATGTCGGGCGCGTTACCGACCTTCTTCTTCATCTCCAGCGCCCAGGCGCACCCTTCGTCGCCGCCCCACAGAAGCCAGGCGATATAGCCGGCGGAGGGATTGTCCTCATTGCCGTAGTTCCTGCCCTTCTTGTCGACCTCGTGGCGGGCGAAATAGCTGACCATGCGCCTGATGGTCGAGGGCGACAGGTTCCTGCGGCTCTTGAGCTCGGTGGCTCGCGCGACGCCGATCTCGGTGCCGCCGCGGCCGAACTGCTGGCGCAGCCTGAGGCCCTTGGCGGCGTTGTCGGCAACGACCTGCGGGCAGCGCAGGTCGATCTCGTCGCTGTCGGTCATTTTTGCTCCCCGTTCCCGCGTGGTTTTAGCTGACGCGAAGCAATGCGGCAAAGCGGGGCTGGTTCCGCCGTGTCTTTTCGAGGCGGCCTTTCAAGCAACCCTGGCGCCCATGCCGCGTTGGAGAAGGCAGAGGGGCTGTTCGGATCGGAGTTTTGAGATGAAAACGCTGCTGCCCCTGGTCGCCGTCGCGCTTCTTGCCGGCGCGCCCGCCGCGTTCGCCCAATCGAACGACACCAATACGGATGCCGTGGGACCCATGGTGACCGACAACAAGGTCGACACCCAGACCTTCGTCACGACCGTGCCGAATGCCAACATATTCGAGATCGAGTCGAGCAGGCTGGCTGAGGAGAAGTCGGCGTCGGCCGACGTCAAGGCTTTCGCCGCCGATATGATCAAGGACCACACCAAGGCCGGCGAGGACTTCAAGGCCGCGCTCAGCCAGGGCCAGACCACCGCGTCGATCAAGCCCTCCGGCCCGGCGCTGCAGCCGAAGGAGCAGCAGATGCTCGACGAGTTGAAGGGCGCGAGCGGCAAGGATTTCGACGCCAAATACATCAAGATGCAGACCGACGCGCATAAGGATGCCGTGGCGCTGTTTTCCACCTACGCCAATTCCGGCGACGACCCGGCGCTGAAGGAATTCGCCAAGAAGACGCTGCCGGTGCTGAAGATGCACGAGAAGCACGTGAAGGACCTGGCGGTCGCACATCAGTGAGGGGCTTTGGGTGGAGCCAATCGGCCAGCGCCGGTGCGAGGCCCCCCTCTCTGTCCTGCCGGACTGTCCGGCCCTTCGCTGTCGCTCAGGGCTTTCGTCGCTCGGAAAGCCAAGCAATTGGCTTTCCGTCCGCTGCGCGGACCGCTCCTCAACCCCCTCAAGGGGGGAGATCAGCCGTCACGCCGGCTTTCGCCAATCTCCAACGTTGCAGGAAGGGCGAGGCGCCGAAGCTGCCAATCTCCCCCTTGAGGGGGAGATGTCCGGCAGGACAGAGAGGGGGGCGAAGGAACGCTACGCTGCGCACTTTCCACCGGCAAATGCCGAACCGCCCGCCCACAAGGGGGGAAGGCAAGGCTGGCGTTCCCTCGCCGCCGCGATAAGCTCCCTCGCAAATCAGGGAGGACCACCATGGACAAGGAAGTCATCGAAGTGCCGGTGATGTCGGCGAAGGTGCGCGCGCTCGGCCTGCCGTGCTCGACGGCGGTGCGGGCCAACGGCTTCGTGTTCATCTCGGCGACGCCGCCGGTCGACATGGTGACCGGCGAGATGGTGCGCGGCGACATCGAGACCCAGGCTGAGGCGTCGCTGAAGGCGCTCAAACACTGCCTGGAAGCGGCCGGCACCTCGCTGAACAAGGTGGTGATGGTGCGCATCTACGCCGTCAATTCCGGCTTCTACAACGCCATCAACCGGGTCTACGCGAGGTATTTTGCCACCAACCCACCGGCGCGGAGTTTCGTGCCGGTGGCTTCGTGGCCGATGGAATTCGACATCGAGATTGAGTGCGTGGCGGTGGCGTGAGGGCCTCTCTCTTCGAAAAGACGCTGATCCACGGCGCCTTCGCTTTATAGACAGGCAGCTGCATTTCGCCAACGAGACCGGCACCCAGCGTTATGTCAAACGGGTCGGGTCTAGAGCGAGTCGTGCGGAAACGCGTTTATCAATTGCGCAATTCGGCTACCTTTTCCTCCAGGTCAGCAAAGAGGGACGTTACCAGTTCGTTCGATCGGTCCTCTTGTAATATTTCTCGCGCATGCGGAATGTGATAGAAAATTGACGGAGGGCCTGATGCAGGTTTTCCGTGCCGTTCGGCAAGTAGATCGTTCTTCCTAAGGATATCAACTAAGGTCTGCCAGAATTCACTTTTTACTATCTTAATTAGATAGTCGTCACCGTCACTTCTTATCCAATGTTGCCTCAGCATAACTCGGCATGACTTCTGAAGAAGTCGGTATAATTCATGTTCTCTTAGTCCTTCCGAAACTAGAGTTTCCGAACTCTCATTATCTCTAGCTCGACCATGTGCGTTTATCCACTGAGTGGCCTCTGCTCCGGCCAAAAGCTCTTGCCGCCCTTCCACCTCCAGTTGTATCATTCCTGGATCAGGAAAAGTTGGCGACAACCGGGTTATTTCATTGGCGATCACTGTAGCTACTTCCACATTCTCAAACGTCACGTTTGAAATGTCGCACTCGCGTAGGTCGATCTGATTAAAGGAGGAATTTGATATTCTACAAAAATCCGACACACCCCTGATGACGCTATCATCGACATGTATATTTTCTATATCGGTGATGCCGACAGAGCCTGCAAATGGCAAACAGGTCAGTAGCAACGCGGCGATATTTCGATCAGATCGATCCAATTCTGACGGTACAGATATCATGGCGGCAGCAATCTTTGCGAAACTTTTTAGCTCGTTGTTATCAGCCGACAGAGAAAACAAACCGAAAGTTATGAGAAAATCTGGACCAAAATGTTTCTGCGGATAAACTTTGGCGTCTCATTTTGTGATATTGCGGAAATTGCCGAATGGCTTAGGAAGTAGTTAAAAAATTCGGAATGAGCGAATCTGCGGCGCCCCCGCCGTTCGTCATTTTCCAGAAAAGCTATGGCCTGTATCCTATTTTTTATTAACCGAAGCGAATCTGCATCGAAGTCGTCTCCCGCAGCAGTTTCGGCGATCCAAAATAGCGTATCATCATCAATTGAATCGACTTGGTTTTCCGCCATGTCGCGTGCAATTTCGGTTAAAACGTCGAGTACGAACCTGCGCAGACCACTTAGTTCCATGAGCTCAATGAGGGCATTGGGAAA
This region of Mesorhizobium sp. M2A.F.Ca.ET.046.03.2.1 genomic DNA includes:
- a CDS encoding DUF4142 domain-containing protein, with product MKTLLPLVAVALLAGAPAAFAQSNDTNTDAVGPMVTDNKVDTQTFVTTVPNANIFEIESSRLAEEKSASADVKAFAADMIKDHTKAGEDFKAALSQGQTTASIKPSGPALQPKEQQMLDELKGASGKDFDAKYIKMQTDAHKDAVALFSTYANSGDDPALKEFAKKTLPVLKMHEKHVKDLAVAHQ
- a CDS encoding ABC transporter substrate-binding protein, with the protein product MKFVCAYLALAAGILLGAVQARAVELSIVSGDTGNGIKVLREILDLYEKKSGNKVDIVVIPPSTTDQFGQYRLWLAAGSSDIDVYQTDVIWAPQLASQLVDLTEATRDLAGAHFPSIIQSQTVNGRLVALPIFTDAPALYYRKDLLDKYGAKVPTTWQQLQDTAKLVMDRERAAGNKDIWGYVFQGNAYEGLTCNALEWMMSNGGGGIIEPDGEISINNPKAAAALDRAKGWIGTIAPPGALGYQEEEARGVWQIGNAVFMRNWPYAYALGNSENSPIRGKFDVAPLPAGEGGHPVATLGGWNLAVSKYSKHPNAAIDLVKFIASPEMQKYRTLKTANLPTIAALYDDPDIARQQPIVPRWKEIFLNAQPRPSATVRIKYNEASSQFWTAVHNTISGNGTAADNLADLEARLTRLKGKGW
- a CDS encoding N-acetyltransferase; translation: MHENTTPRPPAPNDIRLRKVLDDTLAAPHWPEGFVMRAFEHRDAHALHALLEEVFDDGADGPFDDWWPRIAGNAEFDPALCFLVIDGKGLLAGAALCWTSGFVKDLAVHPESRRQGIGDALMRHVFLIFRERGATHVDLKTNSVKNTAAFRLYERLGMIPVDWEG
- a CDS encoding RidA family protein; amino-acid sequence: MDKEVIEVPVMSAKVRALGLPCSTAVRANGFVFISATPPVDMVTGEMVRGDIETQAEASLKALKHCLEAAGTSLNKVVMVRIYAVNSGFYNAINRVYARYFATNPPARSFVPVASWPMEFDIEIECVAVA
- a CDS encoding sugar ABC transporter permease encodes the protein MLFVLAVVAGWPFLRTVYYSFTDASLADLDARQWVGFDNYFSVLTLPSGRVLYDGLLVDPVWWRAVWNTVRFAIISVACETVLGMVVALALNADFPGRGIVRAAILVPWAIPTIVSAKMWQWMLNDQFGIINVVLLNLGLIDSKIAWTASADTAMVAVLIVDIWKSTPFMALLILAALQMLPREILEVAKLDGASPWQIFWRVTLPLIRPAVMVAVIFRALDALRIFDLIYVLTPNNVQTKSMSIFARENLFEFDKFAYGSAASTLLFLIIGLLTIAYIRIGRLTFEGGR
- a CDS encoding carbohydrate ABC transporter permease, whose product is MLKRAAFYLLLLAIVFVAVFPFYYAIVTSLKSGTELFQASLWPQSFSLANYRNVLTEGPFLRNLVNSLIVSGAVVAISLLLGVTAAYALARIRFRGRSALMLAILSVSMFPQVAALAGLFEIIRALHLYNSLLALILSYMIFTLPFTVWVLTTFVRDLPVEIEEAAILDGAGPWTILTRIFLPLMWPALATTGLLAFISAWNEFLFALTFTSTNTQRTVPVAIALLSGNSQFEIPWGNIMAASVIVTVPLVALVLTFQRRIVSGLTAGGVKG
- a CDS encoding lytic transglycosylase domain-containing protein, with protein sequence MPAKVIITAIGVLVAAAGLSGCTSTSQMKAAPALAEASTPVVADDTPTVALPETVAVLPEPSGLAQVQTAALTGDALAMSTMPGAPATPGALATQSALATQGALLPPPVQPGAALAQPAAFAGATPMAGQFPPPPVLTAGGSPTGPGSIKQAGSIKQAAVYTTAGVAMPVTGQSAKIAPMPGVQQVAYVAPDNPALLAAPGQPEQHASGPRGEIERLIEKYSALYEVPVELVRHVVNRESTFNPKAYNHGHWGLMQIKHATARGMGYDGPATGLFDAETNLKYAVKYLRGAWLVSGGNAKRADTLYQSGYYYDAKRRGLLEATGLGVDRKRHRLPPDA